One genomic segment of Nothobranchius furzeri strain GRZ-AD chromosome 10, NfurGRZ-RIMD1, whole genome shotgun sequence includes these proteins:
- the LOC139072114 gene encoding uncharacterized protein isoform X1 — MEEGHFAGSEPSARQNILIHHVLTPDLLTQQQQVAPTDDETGKELVLALYDYQEKSPGEVTMKKGDILTLLNSTNKLNEDGETGRTWSRSRSCRRSLTTSRRT; from the exons atggaggaag gtcacttcgctggttcagaaccctcggcccgtcagaacattcttatccaccacgttctaacaccagacctgttaacccaacagcaacaagtggctccaactgacgatgagaccgggaaggagctggttctggctctgtacgactaccaggagaagagtcctggagaggtcaccatgaagaagggcgacatcctcacgctgctcaacagcaccaacaag ctgaatgaggatggagagacgggtcggacctggagcaggtcgaggtcttgcagaagaagtttgacgacttccagaag gacctga
- the LOC139072114 gene encoding spectrin alpha chain, non-erythrocytic 1-like isoform X2 — protein MEEGHFAGSEPSARQNILIHHVLTPDLLTQQQQVAPTDDETGKELVLALYDYQEKSPGEVTMKKGDILTLLNSTNKVVLLELASLAE, from the exons atggaggaag gtcacttcgctggttcagaaccctcggcccgtcagaacattcttatccaccacgttctaacaccagacctgttaacccaacagcaacaagtggctccaactgacgatgagaccgggaaggagctggttctggctctgtacgactaccaggagaagagtcctggagaggtcaccatgaagaagggcgacatcctcacgctgctcaacagcaccaacaag gttgttttacttgaactcgcgtctttagctgaatga